The following are from one region of the Pectobacterium actinidiae genome:
- the yaaA gene encoding peroxide stress protein YaaA codes for MLITISPAKTLDYTSPLATTRYTQPELLDHSSQLIDVCKKLTPAQIGSLMSISDKLADLNAGRFSDWHPDFTPENARQALLAFKGDVYTGLAAEDFSEDDFDFAQQHLRMLSGLYGVLRPLDLMQPYRLEMGTKLENKAGKDLYSFWGDTITEKLNQALRDQGDDVLVNLASDEYFKAVKPKKLNARLIKPIFLDEKNGKFKVISFYAKKARGLMSRFIIQNRLTQPEQLKAFNLEGYFFEAADSSSDELVFKRHEQ; via the coding sequence ATGCTTATTACAATTTCACCCGCAAAAACGCTCGACTACACCAGTCCTTTGGCAACGACGCGTTATACCCAGCCGGAACTTCTGGACCATTCCAGCCAGTTGATTGATGTGTGTAAAAAACTGACGCCAGCACAGATAGGCTCTTTGATGAGCATCAGCGATAAACTGGCTGACCTGAACGCAGGCCGCTTTAGCGATTGGCACCCGGATTTCACGCCTGAGAACGCGCGTCAGGCACTGCTGGCGTTTAAAGGCGACGTCTATACCGGACTGGCCGCAGAAGATTTCAGTGAGGATGACTTCGATTTCGCCCAGCAGCATCTGCGTATGCTATCAGGCCTGTATGGCGTGTTGCGTCCGCTAGATTTGATGCAGCCATATCGGTTGGAAATGGGCACCAAGCTGGAAAACAAAGCGGGTAAAGATCTCTACAGTTTCTGGGGCGACACCATTACTGAAAAGCTGAATCAAGCGCTGCGCGATCAAGGTGATGATGTGCTGGTTAATCTGGCATCGGACGAATATTTCAAAGCCGTTAAACCGAAAAAGCTTAATGCCCGTCTGATCAAACCCATCTTCCTGGATGAGAAAAACGGTAAATTCAAGGTGATCAGTTTCTACGCCAAGAAAGCGCGCGGCCTGATGAGTCGTTTCATTATCCAAAACCGTCTGACTCAACCGGAACAGTTGAAAGCGTTTAATCTGGAAGGTTACTTCTTCGAGGCAGCGGATTCTTCGAGTGATGAGCTGGTGTTTAAGCGTCACGAACAGTAA
- the tal gene encoding transaldolase — translation MTDKLTSLRQLTTVVADTGDIAAMKLYQPQDATTNPSLILNAAQIPEYRKLIDEAIAWAREQSSDRKQQVVDATDKLAVNIGLEILKLIPGRISTEVDARLSYDTEASVAKAKHLIKLYNDAGISNERILIKLASTWQGIRAAEQLEKEGINCNLTLLFSFAQARACAEAGVFLISPFVGRILDWYKANGDKKEFAPHEDPGVVSVSEIYDYYKEHGYETVVMGASFRNVGEILELAGCDRLTIAPALLKELSESEGEVVRKLSYVGDVKVRPAKMTEAEFYWQHNQDPMAIDKLADGIRKFAIDQEKLEKMIADLL, via the coding sequence ATGACGGATAAACTGACTTCCCTACGCCAATTGACCACGGTTGTTGCTGATACCGGCGATATTGCGGCAATGAAACTGTACCAGCCGCAAGATGCGACCACTAACCCTTCACTGATTCTGAACGCTGCACAAATTCCTGAGTACCGTAAGCTTATCGACGAGGCAATTGCCTGGGCGCGTGAGCAGAGCAGCGATCGTAAGCAGCAGGTCGTGGATGCCACGGATAAACTGGCGGTCAATATCGGTCTCGAAATTTTAAAATTGATTCCCGGCCGCATCTCCACAGAAGTGGATGCGCGTCTGTCTTATGACACCGAAGCCAGCGTGGCGAAGGCAAAACACCTGATCAAGCTCTACAATGACGCAGGCATCAGCAACGAGCGTATCCTGATTAAACTGGCTTCAACCTGGCAGGGTATCCGCGCGGCGGAGCAGTTGGAAAAAGAAGGCATCAACTGTAACCTGACGCTGCTGTTCTCCTTTGCGCAGGCGCGTGCTTGTGCTGAAGCGGGAGTGTTCCTGATTTCACCGTTCGTTGGCCGTATTCTTGACTGGTACAAAGCTAATGGCGATAAGAAAGAATTCGCGCCGCATGAAGATCCAGGCGTGGTTTCCGTTAGCGAAATCTACGACTACTACAAAGAGCACGGCTATGAAACTGTCGTGATGGGCGCGAGCTTCCGTAACGTCGGTGAGATTCTGGAACTGGCCGGGTGTGACCGCCTGACCATTGCACCAGCCCTGCTGAAAGAGCTGTCAGAAAGCGAAGGTGAAGTGGTTCGCAAGCTGTCTTACGTTGGTGATGTGAAAGTTCGTCCGGCGAAAATGACGGAAGCTGAGTTCTACTGGCAGCACAATCAGGACCCAATGGCGATTGATAAACTGGCCGACGGGATCCGTAAGTTTGCTATCGACCAGGAAAAACTGGAAAAGATGATCGCAGATTTGCTGTAA